One region of Saprospiraceae bacterium genomic DNA includes:
- a CDS encoding HYR domain-containing protein, with amino-acid sequence MEKRITTLLGLMLMSCLFVTQAFAQANVLHPVAGNLGTFTIGAGGNTFYNYYDNGGPAGVYATNIFNSTVTFAPSVASNKVRVTFTSFATEAGFDFLSVYDGPTTGSPLIASTAGATPPTNQPGNVVQATLTNLTGQLTFSFFSDFIITAAGWSAVVEELVAGCTVNAPANITVSTGPGAVGCTVNVTTPAPTFNPGGCQSNFVIRYTVNGGAPIVVPQPIPANINLGPLPKGVNVIQWQVASAAGVVSAIANQTVTVIDNTPPIITCPANTTLNLPPGFCSIAYSYSVPFTDNCPLTVNQAAWAIDTAAPLLVNSSLSCGIGPNHYFQVLNLPPGAFATPFQTTFARIGVNSAYQINSTFQVRLWTLNNPALPYNVTLANRTLLGTSAALPLPAGLGGGNFNVPISVTIPAGSTVLLEVISSGPFSVGNQGGGGGQLTWLGATPCGISPDAPQTFAQIGFPTNDMAAVLYGQVTVPGFGVQYAGLPSGAEFPIGTTTNCFTATDVAGNTATCCFTVTVNEFPNPITSLVCNDWVNVSLDASCTMTLGADQILEGGPYGCYDDYIVQLDKVPPFGNGPWVPGVLGPQDIGKTYAVRVVDPETGNSCWGNLLVEDKLAPVLNCPEASIPCNIVPNPAPIDNCPEISSGNVVLSQNAAFTNYWTGYMGNVQNLTGSLIEVKAIKAQASLAGAAAGVYNLRAYMKVGTYVGFDANAAAWTLVGEVNVNITAGFPTVLLYDIPFTNSFSIPGGQTAGFYIVVNNGANTLVRVVAELGAADTDDGKLLINNPGNWVNGLFGGVAFPGEQVRPRIDFTYSSKIPACVPLPNALTQNQVTKVGNTWVVNAGAGSPVMENCSNVTLSYIDSEVAQDCASGLTKIINRKWTAVDAAGNTRTCIQKINVLRPKLGDVEFPPDYDDVDEPALPCTAGNPTPQYIQGLGLQGFPLVFGQPDGCTINWTYTDTRIDICDGTYKILRKWIVIDWCAGQSVEHSQIIKVLDKTGPAISCPADLTVSTDPFSCCAIVNLPDVIIRDNCSRINNIGGMIIGIDPFTLDTIGMFPIGGQLTNFPGNNLWDLDTLGAFGLTPCLPAGTHTVIYQAEDDCGNTSTCSFRLTVRDYVPPVAACTEFTVVSIGVDDPYDCYGPGGFLGVPPALGDCEFGGVTWVKASTFDQGSYDNCNNIKFTIQRMAPYSDCINSLNSINGFLPCDDQFPDFPSEFERAVAEQDSIKFYCCEVGTTQTVILRVYQLDAFGNFAIGPDGTPIHNTCMIDVLVQDKIKPVCISPANVTVSCEAFDPSLWAYGKPTVQDNCCLDENRVYQGQCGLEHSASYALFDTLCNRGTITRTFRVYDCHGQSTQCTQRIVVTYEQDYWIRFPNDVIVTVCDGTGNYGAPTFNGAQDCELLGVSFEDQVFTVVPDACFKIERTWTIINWCTYNPNANCVTVPNPEPNATANSPQNLTGPTVSPCGTPAPWAPTNVAIAPGQAPTNFCTFWSATANCYRYKQIIKIIDNQKPTVDCPASPVEYCDLSANDPLLWNQSYWWDGVSHDLCEGDAPLSITATDACSGANVNITYLLFLDLDGDGSMETVVSSNNPPAPGTVNYNNLGTPNYSGGTPRVFDGRPVPAAQVYRWAVHYTTSGTSRTAAVQWKTQAQLPTPANPNGTSGVVPQLPYGTHKIKWTISDGCGNEETCEYHFVVKDCKAPTVVCLHGLSVNIMPTKMITLWASDFLQYGEDNCTPSNLLKYGIRKAGQGTGFPVDAQGNPITSVTFTCAELGQQPVELWVQDLAGNADFCLTYLDVQDNAGNCGNNNINVAGALKTEDAQGLEDANVNLQSGAMSHFAMTDADGKYQFNGLVAQNAPYTVTPTKDDNPLNGVSTFDLVLISKHILGLEPLNSPYKMIAADANKSNSITTFDIVELRKLILGIYTELPNNTSWRFVDKSFAFPNQANPFQTQFPEIKTVSGSAVDQLNEDFVAVKVGDVNGTAIPSSLLSGDDRTAGTLLFDVDDRELRAGELATVTFRAAERVQGWQFTLNLSGLEVASIEEGEKVRASNFGVFADALTTSVDGDAAEFSVTFRAVKAGRLSEMLGVSSRITRAEAYSLSSDRMEVALRFNGAGGATIAGVGFELYQNQPNPFVNKTVIGFHLPEAADATLTVFDESGRLLFVQKGSFAKGHNAIAVDRALLGTSGLMYYKLETSTDSATKKMVQTK; translated from the coding sequence ATGGAAAAGAGAATAACTACACTTTTAGGGCTGATGCTCATGAGCTGTCTGTTTGTTACGCAGGCTTTCGCTCAGGCAAACGTCCTTCATCCTGTAGCGGGCAACCTTGGCACCTTCACTATTGGTGCAGGTGGCAATACCTTCTACAACTACTACGACAACGGCGGTCCCGCTGGTGTCTATGCAACCAACATTTTTAACTCTACCGTAACCTTCGCTCCAAGTGTTGCTTCCAACAAGGTGCGCGTTACGTTCACTTCCTTCGCTACTGAGGCAGGCTTCGACTTCCTCAGCGTTTACGACGGCCCCACCACGGGTTCTCCTTTGATTGCCTCGACTGCTGGCGCTACTCCGCCAACCAACCAGCCGGGCAACGTGGTGCAAGCTACCCTTACCAACTTGACGGGTCAGCTGACCTTCAGCTTCTTCTCCGACTTCATCATCACAGCCGCTGGCTGGTCTGCTGTCGTGGAAGAGTTGGTGGCGGGCTGTACGGTCAACGCTCCGGCGAACATTACCGTGAGCACTGGCCCAGGTGCTGTTGGCTGCACGGTCAATGTGACCACTCCCGCTCCGACGTTCAACCCGGGTGGATGCCAATCTAACTTTGTCATTCGTTACACGGTCAACGGCGGCGCTCCTATCGTGGTGCCTCAGCCAATACCTGCCAATATCAACCTCGGCCCCTTGCCCAAAGGTGTCAATGTCATTCAGTGGCAGGTGGCGAGTGCGGCAGGTGTGGTAAGTGCTATTGCCAACCAAACGGTGACGGTGATAGACAACACCCCGCCGATTATCACTTGCCCAGCGAACACCACGCTCAACCTGCCTCCGGGCTTCTGCTCGATTGCGTACAGCTATTCGGTGCCTTTCACCGACAACTGCCCGCTCACGGTCAATCAGGCTGCTTGGGCTATAGATACGGCTGCACCGCTCTTGGTGAACTCCTCGCTTTCTTGCGGTATAGGTCCGAACCACTACTTCCAAGTGCTCAACCTGCCTCCGGGAGCCTTTGCGACTCCGTTCCAAACGACTTTTGCTCGCATCGGCGTTAACAGCGCGTATCAGATAAACTCCACTTTCCAAGTTCGTCTGTGGACGCTGAACAACCCTGCTCTGCCCTACAACGTGACGCTCGCAAACCGTACCCTGTTGGGCACCTCGGCGGCACTGCCGTTGCCAGCGGGTCTTGGTGGTGGCAACTTCAACGTTCCCATCTCTGTGACCATCCCGGCTGGTTCCACTGTGCTGTTGGAAGTGATTTCCAGCGGTCCGTTCTCTGTGGGCAACCAAGGCGGTGGCGGTGGCCAGTTGACATGGCTCGGTGCCACTCCTTGTGGCATTTCGCCTGATGCTCCGCAAACGTTTGCGCAGATTGGCTTCCCCACCAACGATATGGCTGCCGTGTTGTACGGTCAGGTTACTGTGCCCGGCTTCGGTGTTCAGTACGCTGGTCTGCCTTCTGGTGCCGAGTTCCCGATTGGTACGACGACCAACTGCTTCACCGCTACGGACGTGGCTGGCAATACTGCTACCTGCTGCTTCACGGTGACTGTGAACGAGTTCCCCAACCCAATCACTTCTTTGGTGTGCAACGACTGGGTGAACGTGTCTTTGGATGCGTCTTGCACCATGACACTCGGTGCTGACCAAATCCTCGAAGGCGGCCCCTATGGCTGCTACGATGACTACATCGTTCAGTTGGACAAAGTGCCGCCTTTCGGCAACGGTCCGTGGGTGCCCGGCGTATTGGGTCCGCAGGACATTGGCAAGACCTACGCCGTGCGCGTGGTGGACCCCGAAACTGGCAACAGCTGCTGGGGCAACCTGCTCGTCGAAGACAAGTTGGCTCCGGTGCTTAATTGCCCAGAGGCAAGCATTCCTTGCAACATTGTGCCCAATCCTGCTCCAATTGACAACTGCCCGGAAATTTCGAGTGGCAATGTCGTGTTGTCGCAAAATGCCGCGTTCACCAACTATTGGACGGGTTACATGGGCAACGTGCAAAACCTTACTGGCTCTCTTATTGAAGTCAAAGCAATAAAAGCACAGGCTTCTCTCGCTGGTGCTGCTGCTGGTGTTTACAACCTCAGGGCATACATGAAAGTTGGCACTTACGTCGGCTTTGATGCCAATGCTGCTGCATGGACACTTGTGGGCGAAGTGAACGTCAACATCACTGCTGGTTTCCCCACTGTTTTGTTGTATGATATTCCGTTTACGAATTCATTTAGCATACCCGGTGGCCAAACAGCTGGTTTCTACATTGTTGTTAACAATGGTGCCAACACGCTGGTTCGTGTAGTAGCTGAGCTTGGCGCTGCTGATACCGACGACGGCAAACTGCTGATTAACAACCCGGGCAACTGGGTGAATGGTCTGTTTGGTGGCGTTGCGTTCCCGGGCGAACAGGTGAGACCACGTATTGACTTCACCTACAGCTCGAAAATTCCTGCTTGTGTGCCGCTGCCTAATGCCTTGACTCAAAACCAAGTAACCAAAGTTGGCAATACTTGGGTTGTGAACGCAGGCGCTGGTAGCCCCGTCATGGAGAACTGCTCCAACGTGACGCTGAGCTACATTGATAGCGAAGTGGCACAAGACTGCGCTTCTGGCTTGACGAAAATCATCAATCGCAAGTGGACGGCTGTGGATGCTGCCGGTAATACCCGTACTTGCATCCAGAAAATCAACGTGCTGCGTCCGAAGCTCGGCGACGTGGAATTCCCACCTGACTACGACGACGTTGACGAGCCTGCACTTCCGTGCACCGCTGGCAACCCCACGCCGCAGTATATCCAAGGCTTGGGTCTGCAAGGATTCCCGCTCGTGTTTGGTCAACCCGATGGCTGCACCATCAACTGGACCTACACCGACACGCGCATTGACATCTGCGACGGCACCTACAAAATCCTGCGCAAATGGATTGTTATTGACTGGTGCGCTGGCCAATCTGTGGAGCACAGCCAAATCATCAAGGTACTCGACAAGACCGGCCCCGCCATCTCGTGCCCAGCCGACCTGACGGTCTCGACCGACCCGTTCTCGTGCTGCGCCATCGTGAACCTTCCCGACGTGATTATCCGCGACAACTGCTCGCGCATCAACAACATCGGCGGGATGATAATCGGCATAGACCCGTTCACGCTGGACACCATCGGGATGTTCCCCATCGGCGGCCAGCTGACCAACTTCCCGGGCAACAACCTGTGGGACCTCGACACGTTGGGCGCCTTTGGCCTGACGCCGTGCCTGCCCGCCGGCACGCACACGGTCATCTACCAGGCCGAGGACGACTGCGGCAACACCTCGACGTGCTCGTTCCGCCTGACGGTTCGCGACTACGTTCCGCCGGTGGCGGCCTGCACCGAGTTCACGGTGGTGAGCATCGGTGTTGACGACCCGTACGACTGCTACGGCCCCGGGGGCTTCCTGGGCGTGCCGCCCGCCCTGGGCGACTGCGAGTTTGGCGGCGTGACGTGGGTGAAGGCCTCGACGTTCGACCAAGGCTCGTACGACAACTGCAACAACATCAAGTTCACGATACAGCGGATGGCGCCGTACTCTGACTGCATCAACTCGCTGAACTCCATCAACGGCTTTTTGCCGTGCGACGACCAGTTCCCGGACTTCCCGAGCGAGTTCGAGCGCGCGGTGGCGGAACAGGACTCCATCAAGTTCTACTGCTGCGAGGTAGGCACGACGCAGACGGTGATACTGCGCGTGTACCAGTTGGACGCCTTCGGCAACTTCGCCATCGGCCCCGACGGCACTCCGATACACAACACCTGCATGATAGACGTGCTGGTTCAGGACAAAATCAAGCCCGTGTGCATCTCGCCGGCGAACGTGACGGTCTCGTGCGAGGCCTTCGACCCGAGCCTGTGGGCGTACGGCAAGCCGACGGTGCAGGACAACTGCTGCCTCGACGAGAACCGGGTGTACCAGGGCCAGTGCGGCCTTGAGCACTCGGCGAGCTACGCGCTGTTCGACACGCTGTGCAACCGGGGCACCATCACGCGGACGTTCCGCGTGTACGACTGCCACGGCCAGTCCACGCAGTGCACGCAGCGCATCGTGGTGACGTACGAGCAGGACTACTGGATACGGTTCCCCAACGACGTCATCGTGACGGTGTGCGACGGCACGGGCAACTACGGCGCGCCGACGTTCAACGGCGCCCAGGACTGCGAGCTGCTGGGCGTGTCGTTCGAGGATCAGGTGTTCACGGTGGTTCCGGACGCCTGCTTCAAGATAGAGCGGACGTGGACCATCATCAACTGGTGCACCTACAACCCGAACGCCAACTGCGTGACGGTTCCGAACCCGGAGCCGAACGCGACGGCGAACTCACCGCAGAACCTGACGGGCCCGACGGTGTCGCCGTGCGGCACGCCCGCCCCGTGGGCTCCGACGAACGTGGCCATCGCCCCCGGCCAGGCGCCGACGAACTTCTGCACGTTCTGGTCCGCGACGGCGAACTGCTACCGGTACAAGCAAATCATCAAGATAATAGACAACCAGAAGCCGACGGTTGACTGCCCGGCCTCCCCGGTGGAGTACTGCGACCTGTCGGCGAACGACCCGCTGCTGTGGAACCAGTCGTACTGGTGGGACGGCGTGTCGCACGACCTTTGCGAGGGCGACGCCCCGCTGAGCATCACGGCGACGGACGCCTGCTCCGGCGCGAACGTGAACATCACCTACCTGCTGTTCCTCGACTTGGACGGCGACGGCTCGATGGAGACGGTGGTGTCGAGCAACAACCCGCCGGCTCCCGGCACGGTGAACTACAACAACCTCGGCACGCCGAACTACTCTGGCGGCACGCCGCGGGTGTTCGACGGTCGCCCGGTTCCGGCCGCGCAGGTGTACCGCTGGGCGGTGCACTACACGACGAGCGGCACGTCCCGCACGGCTGCGGTGCAGTGGAAGACACAGGCGCAGCTGCCGACGCCGGCCAACCCGAACGGCACGTCCGGCGTGGTTCCGCAACTGCCCTACGGGACGCACAAAATCAAGTGGACCATCTCCGACGGCTGCGGCAACGAGGAGACTTGCGAGTACCACTTCGTGGTGAAGGACTGCAAGGCCCCGACGGTGGTGTGCCTGCACGGCCTGTCGGTGAACATCATGCCGACGAAGATGATAACGCTGTGGGCATCCGACTTTTTGCAGTACGGCGAGGACAACTGCACGCCGTCGAACCTGTTGAAGTACGGCATCCGCAAGGCTGGCCAGGGCACGGGCTTCCCGGTCGACGCGCAGGGCAACCCCATCACGTCGGTGACGTTCACCTGCGCGGAGCTGGGCCAGCAGCCGGTGGAACTGTGGGTGCAGGATTTGGCGGGCAACGCCGACTTCTGCCTGACGTACCTTGACGTGCAGGACAACGCGGGCAACTGCGGCAACAACAACATCAACGTGGCCGGCGCGCTGAAGACCGAGGACGCGCAAGGCCTCGAGGACGCGAACGTGAACCTGCAGAGCGGCGCGATGAGCCACTTCGCGATGACGGACGCCGACGGCAAGTACCAGTTCAACGGCCTGGTGGCGCAGAACGCGCCGTACACGGTGACGCCGACGAAGGACGACAACCCGCTCAACGGGGTCTCGACGTTCGACCTGGTGCTCATCTCGAAGCACATCCTGGGCCTCGAGCCGTTGAACAGCCCGTACAAGATGATAGCGGCGGACGCGAACAAGTCGAACTCCATCACGACGTTCGACATCGTGGAGCTGCGCAAGCTCATCCTCGGCATCTACACCGAGCTTCCGAACAACACCTCTTGGCGCTTCGTGGACAAGTCGTTCGCGTTCCCCAACCAGGCCAACCCGTTCCAGACGCAGTTCCCCGAAATCAAGACGGTGAGCGGCTCCGCGGTTGACCAGTTGAACGAGGACTTCGTGGCGGTGAAGGTTGGCGACGTGAACGGCACGGCGATACCGAGCTCGCTGCTGTCAGGCGACGACCGCACGGCCGGCACGCTGCTGTTCGACGTGGACGACCGCGAGTTGCGCGCGGGCGAGTTGGCGACGGTGACGTTCCGCGCCGCCGAGCGCGTGCAGGGCTGGCAGTTCACGCTGAACCTGTCGGGCCTCGAGGTCGCCTCCATCGAGGAGGGCGAGAAGGTGCGGGCGTCGAACTTCGGCGTGTTCGCCGACGCGCTGACCACTTCTGTTGACGGCGACGCGGCCGAGTTCTCGGTGACGTTCCGCGCCGTGAAGGCCGGCCGCTTGAGCGAGATGCTGGGCGTTTCGAGCCGCATCACGCGGGCGGAGGCCTACTCGCTGTCGAGCGACCGCATGGAGGTGGCGCTGCGCTTCAACGGCGCGGGCGGCGCGACCATCGCGGGTGTCGGCTTCGAGCTGTACCAGAACCAGCCCAACCCGTTCGTGAACAAGACGGTCATCGGCTTCCACCTGCCAGAGGCGGCGGATGCCACGCTGACGGTGTTCGACGAGAGCGGCCGCCTGCTGTTCGTGCAGAAAGGCTCGTTCGCCAAGGGTCACAACGCCATCGCCGTCGACCGCGCCCTGCTGGGCACCAGCGGCCTGATGTACTACAAACTGGAGACCTCCACCGACTCGGCAACCAAGAAAATGGTGCAGACGAAGTGA
- a CDS encoding glutamine synthetase III: MSLSRFNALQAMENRMEPFPVEFAEGQAENIASYFDINVFNDEAMKKHLPETAYLSVKAAVQSGQKLTLEVADEVANGMKKWAQEKGCTHFAHWFQPLTGKTAEKHDSFFTLTHDGRVIEEFTGSALVQQEPDGSSFPSGGMRSTFEARGYTVWDPSSPAFIMEVGEGMTLCIPTIFVTYDGEAQDYKLPLLRSQAFLDKAAVAVAQFFDPNVTKVTATLGWEQEYFVVDEALFNARPDLVMAGRTLLGRPATKHQQLEDHYFGSIPERVYAFMRDLETESHKLGIPVRTRHNEVAPSQYEVAPVFEEINVAVDHNQLLMDLMDRVARRHKLCVLLHEKPFAGINGSGKHNNWSMGSNTGVNLLGPGKIPGRNLRFLTFFVNTIAAVHKYADILRASIAHAGNDHRLGANEAPPAIISVFIGEAMTQLLDQIAKGKNTDGKEVRRALDLIAKLPNLELDNTDRNRTSPFAFTGNKFEIRAVGSSQNCAGPMTVMNTMMGLQLVEFKADVDKLVAKGGDKDEAILTVLKTLIRKSKAICFEGNNYSEEWKEEAQKRGLNNFPTTPEALDVLGSKLAQDFYAKSGVMSKVELEAFHTVQLHAYCTKLSIEAKTLDEIVHSMVMPAVIRYQTELADNIYSMKEIGMDDAIGYQKDMLKRVVKNTNIIREGLEKLHKALEKAHEAESVREEAGILCHKAKPQMEIIREAVDELEAIVDDQYWPLVKYRELLFLR, encoded by the coding sequence ATGTCCCTCTCTCGTTTCAATGCACTCCAAGCTATGGAGAACCGCATGGAGCCGTTTCCGGTAGAATTTGCGGAAGGCCAAGCGGAAAACATCGCGTCATATTTTGACATCAATGTGTTCAATGACGAAGCGATGAAAAAACACCTGCCCGAAACGGCTTACCTCAGCGTGAAAGCGGCTGTTCAAAGCGGCCAAAAACTCACTCTTGAAGTGGCTGATGAAGTGGCAAACGGCATGAAAAAATGGGCGCAAGAAAAAGGCTGTACCCACTTTGCGCATTGGTTTCAGCCGCTCACAGGCAAAACTGCCGAAAAGCATGACTCTTTTTTTACCTTGACCCACGATGGTCGAGTTATTGAGGAGTTCACGGGTTCGGCATTGGTGCAGCAAGAACCCGACGGTTCGTCGTTCCCTTCCGGTGGGATGCGCAGCACTTTTGAAGCGCGCGGCTACACCGTGTGGGACCCGTCCAGCCCGGCCTTCATCATGGAAGTGGGCGAGGGCATGACACTTTGCATTCCCACTATTTTTGTGACGTACGATGGCGAAGCGCAGGACTACAAGCTCCCGTTGCTTCGGTCGCAGGCATTTTTGGACAAAGCGGCTGTTGCGGTGGCGCAGTTTTTCGACCCGAATGTGACGAAGGTAACGGCTACATTGGGTTGGGAGCAGGAGTATTTTGTGGTGGACGAGGCACTGTTCAATGCGCGGCCTGACTTGGTGATGGCGGGCCGTACTTTGTTGGGACGCCCCGCGACCAAACACCAACAATTGGAAGACCATTACTTTGGTTCCATTCCTGAGCGCGTGTACGCATTCATGCGCGATTTGGAGACGGAAAGCCACAAGTTGGGCATCCCGGTTCGGACTCGCCACAACGAGGTGGCTCCCTCACAGTATGAAGTGGCACCTGTTTTTGAAGAAATCAACGTCGCGGTAGACCACAACCAGCTGTTGATGGACTTGATGGACCGTGTTGCGCGGCGGCACAAGCTGTGCGTGTTGCTCCATGAAAAGCCCTTTGCAGGTATTAACGGCTCTGGCAAGCACAACAACTGGAGCATGGGCTCGAACACGGGGGTCAACCTTTTAGGTCCCGGCAAAATCCCTGGAAGAAACCTGCGTTTCCTGACCTTTTTTGTGAACACGATAGCGGCTGTGCACAAATACGCCGACATTTTGCGTGCGAGCATCGCTCATGCGGGCAACGACCACCGTCTGGGCGCAAACGAAGCACCGCCCGCTATTATCAGCGTGTTCATTGGTGAGGCGATGACCCAACTGCTTGACCAAATCGCCAAGGGGAAAAACACGGATGGCAAAGAGGTGAGACGTGCGCTCGACTTGATTGCCAAACTGCCGAATCTTGAACTCGACAATACTGACCGCAACCGCACCTCGCCTTTTGCCTTTACGGGTAACAAGTTTGAAATCCGGGCGGTTGGCTCCAGTCAGAACTGCGCTGGCCCAATGACGGTGATGAACACCATGATGGGGTTGCAATTGGTAGAGTTCAAAGCAGATGTGGATAAATTGGTTGCCAAAGGGGGGGATAAGGACGAGGCAATTCTGACGGTGCTAAAAACGCTCATCAGAAAGTCGAAGGCGATATGCTTCGAGGGCAACAACTACTCTGAGGAGTGGAAAGAAGAGGCTCAAAAACGCGGCCTGAACAACTTCCCGACCACACCGGAGGCGCTGGATGTCTTGGGAAGCAAGTTGGCGCAGGACTTCTACGCAAAATCTGGCGTGATGAGCAAGGTTGAGTTGGAAGCGTTCCACACGGTGCAACTCCATGCTTATTGCACGAAATTGAGCATCGAAGCCAAGACGTTGGACGAAATCGTGCACTCAATGGTGATGCCGGCGGTTATTCGCTATCAGACTGAATTGGCTGACAATATCTACTCCATGAAGGAAATTGGAATGGACGATGCGATTGGCTATCAGAAAGATATGCTGAAGCGTGTGGTGAAGAACACCAACATCATCCGTGAAGGCTTGGAAAAACTGCACAAGGCGCTCGAAAAGGCTCATGAAGCAGAATCCGTGCGCGAAGAAGCAGGTATTCTTTGCCACAAGGCAAAGCCTCAGATGGAGATTATTCGTGAGGCAGTGGATGAATTGGAAGCCATTGTGGACGACCAATACTGGCCTTTGGTGAAATACCGCGAACTGCTGTTCTTGAGATAA
- a CDS encoding MFS transporter, giving the protein MNSKERLLLFILAAVNFTHIMDFMIMMPLGPQLMNLLKITPQQFGLAVSAYAITAGISSFISAFFVDRFDRKKVLLFAYIGFVIGTFSCALAPNYELLVAARVLAGLFGGMIGAQVLAIVADTFEYERRARAMGILMTAFSLASVAGVPTGLWLAAKFSWHIPFAAIGGVGVLVAILIATFVSPVNKHLNNAQPKGNPLHVLTNIFQTPNQMKALTLSIVLMMGHFVTIPFIAPSLVGNVGYSESNIFLIYLVGGALTIFTSPLVGKIADRRGKYPVFVVFALLSLIPVWLITNLWPMPLWSVLLISGMFFIVVNGRMIPVQAIVSGVVAPQQRGGFMSINSSMQQLATGVAALIGGAIVHKTAEGRIEHYDWVGYLSMALIAMSIWLAGRVKPLEERKETIAPMPEAQPTSAVAE; this is encoded by the coding sequence ATGAATTCAAAAGAACGCCTACTGCTATTTATCCTCGCTGCGGTCAATTTTACCCATATCATGGACTTCATGATTATGATGCCCTTGGGTCCGCAACTCATGAACCTCCTGAAAATCACCCCCCAACAATTTGGGTTAGCCGTTTCGGCTTATGCAATTACGGCAGGGATTTCGAGCTTTATCTCAGCTTTTTTCGTGGATAGATTCGACCGCAAAAAGGTGCTGCTGTTTGCCTATATAGGGTTTGTCATCGGCACTTTTTCATGTGCTTTGGCCCCCAACTATGAGTTGCTCGTGGCGGCTCGAGTGCTGGCAGGTTTGTTTGGTGGCATGATTGGCGCTCAGGTGTTGGCCATCGTGGCCGATACATTTGAGTATGAGCGCCGCGCACGCGCCATGGGCATATTGATGACGGCGTTTTCGCTTGCATCGGTGGCGGGTGTCCCGACAGGTTTGTGGCTGGCAGCCAAATTTAGTTGGCATATTCCCTTTGCCGCCATTGGAGGGGTAGGTGTGTTGGTCGCCATCCTGATTGCCACGTTTGTGTCGCCAGTCAACAAGCATCTGAACAATGCCCAACCCAAAGGCAACCCGCTTCATGTGCTCACCAACATCTTCCAGACACCCAATCAGATGAAGGCACTGACTCTCTCCATCGTGCTGATGATGGGGCATTTTGTCACCATACCCTTTATCGCCCCTTCACTGGTCGGCAACGTGGGATATAGCGAAAGCAACATTTTCCTCATATACCTTGTGGGAGGGGCACTCACCATTTTTACTTCGCCCTTAGTGGGAAAAATCGCTGACCGTCGCGGCAAATACCCAGTATTCGTTGTTTTCGCTTTGCTTTCGCTCATACCCGTCTGGCTCATCACCAACCTTTGGCCCATGCCCTTGTGGAGCGTGTTGCTTATCTCCGGTATGTTTTTCATTGTTGTCAATGGGCGCATGATACCCGTGCAAGCCATTGTTTCGGGGGTGGTCGCGCCACAGCAGCGCGGTGGTTTCATGAGCATCAACTCATCCATGCAACAGTTGGCCACTGGCGTGGCGGCGCTGATTGGAGGAGCTATTGTGCACAAAACAGCCGAAGGTCGCATCGAGCACTACGATTGGGTTGGTTACCTATCCATGGCGTTGATTGCAATGAGCATTTGGCTGGCAGGCAGGGTGAAGCCTCTGGAAGAGCGGAAGGAAACAATAGCCCCGATGCCAGAAGCGCAACCCACCAGCGCCGTAGCGGAATGA